The sequence CCATTGTGGCTTTGTTACTTACTGGAATCGCAATAAACGCTTTGTTTTTAAGTGGCGTTGGATTTTTAAGTTACATAGCTCGTGACCCGCAAGCACGTTCCATTGTTTTTTGGAATTTGGGAACTTTGAGTGGCGCTAATTGGACTTCCGTTTTAATTGTTGGAATTTCAACTGTGGGAACAATTTTGATTTCGCTTCGTTATGCAAAACATTTAAACGCATTGATGATTGGTGAAGAAGAAGCACAGTTTCTCGGAGTGAATATCAAAAGTTTAAAGTGGAAAGTTTTGCTAATCAATGTAATTATGGTTGCCGTTGCAACCGCATTTGTTGGGGTTATTAGTTTTGTGGGATTGATTGTTCCGCATTTAATGCGAATAATTAACGGAAGCGATAACCGTCATTTAATTAGAAACAGTGCGTTGTTAGGAGGTATACTGCTGTGCGTTGCCGATTTAATTTCGAGAATGGTTTTACGACCTGCGGAACTTCCAATTGGGATTGTAACTTCGGTTGTGGGTGTACCAATTTTTATCTTTTTGTTGCAACGGAAAAACTACTTTTTTTAAAATGACATAGGACGGTAGGACTTAAGATGTAGGACAAAAACAAAATTTAATTCAAAAGAAATTTATGAAAAAAGTAATTTTCATCTCATTAACCACATTAGTCTTATGTCTTACGTCAATTAGTCCTAAGTCTCTTCAGATATGATACAAGCAAACAACATAACATTCAAAATTGGAAAAAAAACTATTCTAAAAGATATTTCGATAAACTTTGAACCTGGCAAAATAAACCTCATTCTCGGGCCCAATGGGGCAGGAAAATCTACGCTTGTAAAGGTTATTTGCAACCAATTGAAACCTCAAGACGGAATGGTTTTTTATGAAGGAATTGACATTAAAAACACTTCTGTAGCAGAACTGGCCAAAGTGCGCGCTGTACTTTCACAAAATACCGAGCTTGCTTTTCCTTTAAAAGTAAAAGAAGTGGTAACAATGGGACGTTACCCACATTTTTCAGTAAATCCAACTTCAAAAGACGAACAGGCAATACAAGAAGCAATGCAGTTTTTTGATGTGGAAGAAATGGCAGATCGAGATTATCTAACCTTAAGCGGTGGCGAAAAACAACGTGTTCACTTTGCGCGTGTGGTTTCGCAAATATGGTATCCTTCAGAAAATGGTTGCCGATATTTAATTTTGGACGAGCCACTTACTTTTCTGGATGTGCATTATCAATTTCAGTTTATGCATAAATTGAGTGAGCTTCTAAAGCAACAAGACTTGGTAATTGTTGGCGTAGTGCACGATCTTAACCTCGCCGCCAAATTCGCAGACCATCTAGTATTGCTTAACAATGGCGAACTTTTAGCATCTGGCACCAAAGAAGAAGTACTCAACAAAGAAAACATGAAAACCGCCTACCGTTTGGAGCCTGTGATCCATAATGATGAGCGTGGGATGTATTTGTTTTTTGAGTAAATGCGAAATAATTTT comes from Aequorivita sublithincola DSM 14238 and encodes:
- a CDS encoding FecCD family ABC transporter permease, whose amino-acid sequence is MNKIINKYRGTFPILVILLIVVTFFSIRYGAVAISLEEIISSFKKYFSDPESMDLTERIFMEIRLPRAILCIFVGASLAVGGTLLQALFRNPIVEPGLIGTSCGAAFGAALYFALGASFGFTVGKWTLPLAACLGALLSTGMVFFLSQSRNNGKSSIVALLLTGIAINALFLSGVGFLSYIARDPQARSIVFWNLGTLSGANWTSVLIVGISTVGTILISLRYAKHLNALMIGEEEAQFLGVNIKSLKWKVLLINVIMVAVATAFVGVISFVGLIVPHLMRIINGSDNRHLIRNSALLGGILLCVADLISRMVLRPAELPIGIVTSVVGVPIFIFLLQRKNYFF
- a CDS encoding heme ABC transporter ATP-binding protein, whose protein sequence is MIQANNITFKIGKKTILKDISINFEPGKINLILGPNGAGKSTLVKVICNQLKPQDGMVFYEGIDIKNTSVAELAKVRAVLSQNTELAFPLKVKEVVTMGRYPHFSVNPTSKDEQAIQEAMQFFDVEEMADRDYLTLSGGEKQRVHFARVVSQIWYPSENGCRYLILDEPLTFLDVHYQFQFMHKLSELLKQQDLVIVGVVHDLNLAAKFADHLVLLNNGELLASGTKEEVLNKENMKTAYRLEPVIHNDERGMYLFFE